In Xanthomonas theicola, a single genomic region encodes these proteins:
- a CDS encoding RHS repeat domain-containing protein: protein MGLLKRVDGPRTDIGDTTSYTYYASDDASCATSPATCPHRKGDLWKVTNPLGQVTEVLAYDGAGRVLSVRDPNGTITDSTYHPRGWLTASKVRGADDASESGDRITRIDYWPTGLVKQVTQPDGAFTAFTYDAAHRLTDIADNAGNTVHYTLDNAGNRVKEDTKDAGGTLKRTLSRVYNQLGQLATQATAKGDPTDFGYDANGNATAVTDALGHKTQNDYDPLNRLARTLQDVGGIAAETKFGYDALDNLTQVTDPKGLDTTYAYNGLGDLTKLTSPDTGVATYTYDSAGNRASQTDARNVKTTYRYDALNRLTQVTYPTSRLDVAYTYDVSQSTCARGETDAIGRLTRMQDGSGHTDYCYDRFGDLVRKVQTTNGKVFVLRYAYTKAGQLSRLTYPDGAAVDYVRNTQGQATEVGVTPAGGTRQVLLGNATYYPFGPVAGWSYGNGRPMQRVLDQDYRPLAVSDTRRDGLNTGFAFDPAGNLSALTAAGNTAPVVSLDYDGLGRLTAFKDGPTGTVIDGYSYDATGNRLSARVNTTTQSYRYPADSHRLGAVAGTARSYDASGNTTAIGGAARQYAYDDTGRMRQVTRGGAVVMTYRYNGRGEQVQRSGAATTTTVYDEAGHWLGDYDGNGAPVQQAIWLDDLPVGVLAKNSLRYVQPDHLGTPRAVIDPVRDVAIWRWDLKGEAFGNTSPDQDPDKDGTAFVFDMRFPGQRYDAASGLNYNYFRDYEPDGGRYIQPDPIGFAGGISMFSYVESSPFSRVDPLGLKKWDFDGPGDTSVCQYYQALVDQSGSCYYKQAAKSCRGENTIVNEAIRMGMRYAWLKNRTSDSESVILNKIRNGLVREDRRYSVRDEQGRVVREPYGSMIDEYHRKVFNEAGISPLFYGGSLWPRGVYPNYVPQVGDGSESLIQSYLGQSPVGASRDNECSCDW, encoded by the coding sequence ATAGGACTCTTGAAACGTGTCGATGGCCCACGAACCGACATCGGCGACACCACCAGCTACACCTACTACGCCTCCGACGACGCATCCTGCGCCACATCGCCCGCCACCTGCCCGCACCGCAAAGGCGACCTCTGGAAGGTCACCAACCCCCTGGGCCAGGTGACCGAGGTCCTGGCCTATGACGGCGCCGGCCGCGTGTTGTCGGTGAGAGACCCCAACGGCACCATCACCGACTCCACCTACCACCCGCGCGGCTGGCTCACCGCCAGCAAGGTCCGCGGCGCCGACGACGCCAGCGAGAGCGGCGACCGCATCACCCGCATCGACTACTGGCCGACCGGCCTGGTCAAGCAGGTGACCCAGCCCGATGGCGCGTTCACCGCGTTCACCTACGACGCCGCACACCGGCTGACCGATATCGCCGACAACGCCGGCAACACCGTCCACTACACCCTGGACAACGCCGGCAACCGGGTCAAGGAAGACACCAAGGACGCCGGTGGCACGCTCAAGCGCACCTTGTCGCGCGTCTACAACCAACTCGGCCAGCTGGCCACGCAGGCTACCGCCAAGGGCGATCCGACCGACTTCGGCTACGACGCCAACGGCAACGCCACCGCCGTCACCGACGCGCTCGGGCACAAGACCCAGAACGACTACGACCCGCTCAACCGCCTGGCGCGCACGCTCCAAGACGTGGGCGGCATCGCGGCCGAGACCAAGTTCGGCTACGACGCGCTGGACAACCTGACCCAGGTCACCGACCCGAAGGGCCTGGACACCACCTACGCCTACAATGGCCTGGGCGACCTGACCAAGCTGACCAGCCCGGACACCGGCGTCGCCACGTACACCTACGACAGCGCCGGCAACCGCGCCAGCCAGACCGACGCGCGCAACGTCAAGACCACCTACCGCTACGACGCCCTGAACCGGCTGACCCAAGTGACCTATCCAACCAGCCGCCTCGACGTCGCCTACACCTACGACGTGAGCCAGAGCACCTGCGCCCGCGGCGAGACCGACGCCATCGGCCGCCTGACCCGGATGCAGGACGGCAGCGGCCACACCGACTACTGCTACGACCGCTTCGGCGACCTGGTGCGCAAGGTGCAGACCACCAACGGCAAGGTATTCGTGCTGCGCTACGCCTACACCAAGGCGGGCCAACTGAGCCGGCTGACCTATCCCGACGGTGCCGCGGTGGACTACGTGCGCAACACCCAGGGCCAGGCCACGGAAGTGGGGGTCACCCCGGCCGGCGGCACGCGGCAGGTCCTGCTGGGCAATGCGACCTACTACCCGTTCGGCCCGGTGGCGGGCTGGTCCTACGGCAACGGCCGCCCGATGCAACGCGTGCTGGACCAGGACTACCGTCCGCTGGCGGTCAGCGACACCCGCCGCGACGGCTTGAATACCGGCTTCGCCTTCGACCCGGCCGGCAACCTCAGCGCCCTGACCGCGGCAGGCAACACCGCCCCGGTGGTGAGCCTGGACTACGACGGCCTGGGCCGGCTGACCGCGTTCAAGGACGGCCCGACCGGCACCGTGATCGACGGCTACAGCTACGACGCCACCGGCAACCGGCTCAGCGCCCGGGTCAACACGACGACGCAGAGCTACCGCTACCCGGCCGACAGCCACCGCCTGGGCGCGGTGGCCGGCACCGCGCGCAGCTACGACGCCAGCGGCAACACCACCGCCATCGGCGGCGCGGCCCGGCAATACGCCTACGACGACACCGGCAGGATGCGCCAGGTCACCCGTGGCGGCGCAGTGGTCATGACCTACCGCTACAACGGCCGCGGCGAACAGGTGCAGCGCAGCGGCGCAGCCACCACCACCACCGTGTACGACGAGGCCGGCCACTGGCTGGGCGACTACGACGGCAACGGCGCACCCGTGCAACAAGCGATCTGGCTGGACGACCTGCCGGTAGGCGTACTGGCCAAGAACAGCCTGCGCTACGTGCAGCCGGACCACCTGGGCACCCCGCGCGCGGTGATCGACCCGGTGCGCGACGTGGCGATCTGGCGTTGGGACCTGAAGGGCGAAGCCTTCGGCAACACCTCGCCCGACCAGGACCCGGACAAGGACGGCACCGCGTTCGTGTTCGACATGCGCTTCCCGGGGCAGCGCTACGATGCGGCCAGTGGGCTGAACTACAACTACTTCCGCGACTACGAGCCAGACGGTGGGCGCTATATCCAGCCTGATCCAATCGGTTTCGCTGGCGGAATTTCAATGTTTTCCTATGTTGAATCTTCACCTTTCAGCCGCGTTGATCCACTGGGACTGAAGAAGTGGGATTTCGATGGTCCGGGAGATACTTCTGTCTGTCAGTACTATCAGGCGTTAGTTGACCAAAGTGGCTCTTGTTACTATAAGCAGGCTGCGAAATCTTGTAGAGGTGAGAATACAATTGTCAACGAGGCTATCAGAATGGGGATGAGGTATGCGTGGCTAAAAAACCGCACCTCTGATTCGGAAAGTGTAATATTGAATAAGATAAGAAATGGCCTTGTTCGTGAAGATAGACGCTATTCGGTTCGCGATGAGCAAGGACGCGTCGTGCGAGAGCCATACGGAAGCATGATTGATGAATATCATCGCAAGGTTTTCAATGAGGCTGGGATAAGTCCCTTGTTTTATGGAGGGTCTTTGTGGCCGCGAGGCGTTTACCCGAATTATGTTCCGCAGGTCGGCGATGGTTCTGAGAGCTTAATCCAGTCATACTTAGGTCAATCCCCAGTGGGTGCGTCGCGCGATAACGAATGCAGTTGCGATTGGTGA